The Paenibacillus sp. BIC5C1 DNA segment TCGGCATCGGTCTCAAGACGGCGCTGGGTTGGCATGTCATGTACTCCTTTAATTGTAGTCAATCGATATGTTCATCATAATACGTGTTTCTGTCGATGGGCAAGTCAGAGGATATACAAGCATATATAAAAAAACAAGAAAAAATCCTGCTCTCCAGGGGGGAGGGAGCAGGACCGGAAAAGTCTATTTAACGTTAGGCTGTTTTGTGCGTATGGTTTATCGTTGGTGTGTCTTTCGGCTGACTGCCTTTGTTGCGAGTGAACAATCCGCGAAGGTAAGGCATTACCCAACGATCCAAACCGATTTTACCAGCATTTGCACCGGCGACTACAAGGAAGATTTCCATCAGGACTAACTGAGCATTCGTGCTTACTGTTCCCGAGAAGAGGAACGCGAAGTTCATGACCATCGCCATCAGTGCTGCCAGTGTTGTGAAGCATCCAAGAATGAGACCCAAACCTACAAGGAATTCACCCAGTGGGATGATGAAGTCGAACAGTCCTGCATTTGGTACCGCGAAGTTCTCAAGGAATGTTCCCCACCAAGCTTGAACGGTTGGGTTTTCACCCGTTGCTTTTCCTACAGCGCCTGCAAGGAATCCGCCAGCTTGGAATCCACCTGTTAATTTGCCCCATCCGTGCGTCATCCAGTCGTAACCGATATACACCCGAAGTACTGTCAAAATCCACATTGCCACTTTGTTTTCTCTAAGCCATTGGTTGAAGCTGAACATATAAACCACTCCTTCATGGAATTTAGTGTGTGTTGTTTTTTTGTTTTTCTAAGTGATCACCTTTGATGTCTTTATTGTATAGTTCAAAAGTCATTCTGTTTGTGATTATTATCACAATCTAGTTCAAATTTTAAGTAAGGTTTGAGAAGTTCACATTTAGGACATATTTTTCAGTCTGCCTCAAGTTTCAAACGTAAAATGAAGGGTAGAAAA contains these protein-coding regions:
- a CDS encoding DoxX family protein — protein: MFSFNQWLRENKVAMWILTVLRVYIGYDWMTHGWGKLTGGFQAGGFLAGAVGKATGENPTVQAWWGTFLENFAVPNAGLFDFIIPLGEFLVGLGLILGCFTTLAALMAMVMNFAFLFSGTVSTNAQLVLMEIFLVVAGANAGKIGLDRWVMPYLRGLFTRNKGSQPKDTPTINHTHKTA